The following are encoded together in the Bacteroidales bacterium genome:
- a CDS encoding ubiquinol-cytochrome c reductase iron-sulfur subunit codes for MNRRQLIKNIAAGTATVFIVPSLLSSCQKEELGPENGNTDPSDNTLTIDLNNSNFSSLVPEGGSMVVNNIMLINTGSGYIALSSVCTHQGCQVSYNHSNQNLPCPCHESIFSTTGTVLNGPASSPLRKFDVMPDGDILTVDLS; via the coding sequence ATGAACAGAAGACAATTAATCAAAAACATTGCAGCGGGTACGGCTACGGTCTTCATCGTTCCATCACTCCTGAGCTCCTGCCAGAAAGAAGAGTTGGGTCCGGAAAACGGAAATACGGATCCATCGGATAACACACTGACCATTGACCTGAATAACAGTAATTTCAGCAGTCTCGTCCCGGAAGGGGGGTCCATGGTGGTTAACAACATCATGCTTATAAACACCGGAAGCGGATATATCGCCCTTTCCAGTGTCTGTACCCACCAGGGATGTCAGGTGAGCTACAATCACAGCAATCAGAACCTCCCCTGCCCCTGCCATGAATCCATCTTCAGTACGACTGGCACGGTCCTGAACGGACCTGCATCATCGCCTCTTAGAAAATTCGATGTGATGCCGGATGGAGATATTCTGACCGTCGATCTGAGCTGA
- a CDS encoding DUF2892 domain-containing protein: MKKNMGLLDRRIRLVLGLLIVAAGIYFKSWWGIIGVVFLATSLISTCPLYIPFGLSTRKNKS; this comes from the coding sequence ATGAAAAAAAATATGGGATTACTGGATAGAAGGATCCGGCTTGTTCTCGGTCTGCTCATAGTGGCAGCCGGCATCTATTTTAAATCCTGGTGGGGCATTATCGGGGTGGTTTTTCTGGCCACGTCACTGATATCCACGTGTCCGCTGTATATACCTTTCGGTCTGTCAACCAGGAAGAATAAATCTTAG
- a CDS encoding HsmA family protein: MMILSTVLITLALVFYSTGIWAERIARLLKPWHVVTFWTGFLFDVSGTLAMHHLAKGEFDILDPHTLTGQIALWLMLAHAIWATIVIRKNQEQMKAKFHRYSLLVWLIWLVPYFGGMILAMSH; encoded by the coding sequence ATGATGATTCTATCCACGGTCTTGATTACCCTGGCACTGGTCTTTTACTCCACCGGCATCTGGGCCGAAAGAATTGCACGATTACTGAAACCCTGGCATGTGGTAACTTTCTGGACAGGTTTCCTTTTTGATGTTTCCGGGACCCTTGCCATGCACCACCTGGCAAAGGGAGAATTCGATATCCTGGATCCGCACACCCTGACCGGGCAAATCGCACTCTGGCTCATGCTGGCACATGCCATCTGGGCCACCATCGTGATCCGCAAAAACCAGGAACAGATGAAAGCAAAATTTCACCGTTACAGCCTGCTGGTATGGCTGATCTGGCTGGTCCCTTACTTTGGAGGCATGATCCTGGCAATGAGCCACTGA